AATTGTGGTAGCCTTCGCCGAAAGTAACGAGAGAAATCAGCCAGTTGTTGACAGCTGTCATCTCTTGGGAAAAGGGCTTTGACCCGAAAGTGTGGGCAAGAGAGTTGATGAACCAAGTGAAGTGGTGGCAGACAAAGAGCCTGAACCAGACAGCCATTACGAAGGCTCCAAGGTAGTCGGAAAAAAAGTATCCGACTGCGAGGAAACAAAGCACGTTCGTGAGAATCATGAGCCGGACTGACCACTGGTGCTGAAGGCGGACAAGAGGGTTTGAGAGCAGGTCGGAAACGACCTTGTCTTCGATCTTGCGCGGCTTTTCCAATATCCAGAGGCAGTGCGCGTAGAGAAATCCTTTGTTGATGCTGTAGGGGTCATTATCAGTGTCGACAAAGGCATGATGTATGCGGTGATCGTAAGACCAGCGAAGGGCGCTGCCTTGCATGGCCATCGAGGAGAAAAACAAAATGACACTTTCCAAAAAGCGATTGGCCTTATAGGCCCTGTGAGAGTAGAGGCGATGGTATCCTGCGGTGATGCTGAGCTCGGTCATCGAGATCAGCAGAACGGTCATCAGGATGAGTCCTAAGCTTGGAGGCGTGTAATAGAAATAGAAGGGCAGAGCGAGGAGGAGTATGGATTGGTAGAGGGTAATGAATGTCGCCGGCACCCAATTGACGCCTCTTGAAAAATCGAGATTGGAAAAACTAGACATGCTAACCCCTTAGTTTGTTGTGATCGGCCAGAAATTTTTACTATATAGTCAAAGAATTATATATAAGGCTACAGAATGCCTGTTTTTTCAAGGAAAATCAACCAATTTTTTTGAAGGGTGTAGTCTACTTAAGATCAAAATTATCAATAAGATATAGTTGTTTAAGAGTGGTCTCTTAGGCGAGACGTAGTCAGGGCGCGCGTGTTTTGTATGAATTAAAAATTGGATTGGGCATATCTTTTGCCAAATAGATTTTTTTAAACTATAAGGAATTGAAGAACATTTTGATCGCCAGAGTTTATCCGGAAAGCTTCCCATGAAGAGACAATTTAAAATTTCACTCTCTCTTTTGGTGCTTGCTGTAGGCTTGTCCTCATGCGCGGTGCATCATCGTCTGCGATCAATTCCCCTGGAGGTGGAGGAGGATGCGGCCTTTCAAAACTACGAGGAAGGCCAGAACTTCGATTATCTATGGTGGAGGGAGTTTAACCAGCCGGAGCTAAATGCCGCTATTGAATCCGCTCTTCAGGGAAATTTCACGATCAGGCAGGCCTACTCCCGCCTATATCAGGCCAGAGCCGAGGCGAAGAAGGCGTACGCGGAAAAAATGCCTGAAATCGACCTCAATGAAAAATTTTATCTGGCTGCGGGACTTTCCACCCCTTTCCACTCTGATGGAGGGGGGGCAGGGCTTCTTTTCAATCCCACCCTCTCGTATGACATCGATATTTTTCGTAAACTCGATTCCGGTTATTTCTCGGCGGTGATGAAAGCTTTTGGCAAAGAAGAGGATCTGGAAGCTGCCCGCCAGCTCATCGCAGAGATGGCTGCCGACGCCTGGCTGACCCTTGCCGAAAAGACGACTTTGAAAAAAATTATAGAGCGGCAGATCGAAGCGAGCGGCAAGCTCCTTAAGATGCTGGAGCGGCGCTATGTTTATGGCGAATCTTCTGCTTTCGACGTCTGCCAGCAGAGGCTGCAGCTGGAGAGCACCAAGTCCGCCTTGATTCCCGTACAGGAGTCGATTCGTATCAGCGGCTATCAACTCGACATCTTGAGGGGCAGGCTGCCGCAAGCGCATGGTGAACTGGATATCGATATCGCCTCGATTGAGCTGCCGCCCTTTCCTGACATGGGCGCTCCTCTTGACCTGATCAAGAGACGGCCAGATCTTAGGGCTTTAGCACGCGAGGTGAAGTCCCTGGATTTTGATGTGGAAGAGGCGATCGCGGATCTCTACCCTGACCTTAGCTTTTCAGCAGGTTATTGGTATAAGTCTGAAAATGTGCTCTGCTTTTTGAGAAACGGTCTTATGGATGCGGCCCTTTCGATGGCGACCCCCCTTTTCGATGGGGGAAAAAGACGTGCCGAAGTCGCTGTAAGATATCAGCTTCTACAAGAGGGCATCGAAGAGTTTTCCGGGGTATTTCTGAGGGCTGTCTTTGAAGTGGAGAGTGCCGCCGTGCGAGAGAAAGCATCTCTTCAGCGCATTGAAGAGACTGATGAGCAGCTCAAACTGGCCATGATGAATCTTGCCATGGCCAAAGAGCGCTATATTCGTGGGCTGGAGGATTATCTGACAGTCATCGCACAGGAGTCATTTGTGCAGCAACTGGAGCGGGTGGCAGCCGAAGAGCGCAAACAGCTCCTTTCCAACCGGGCGATTTTATATCGCGCGCTCGGACGAAGTGAGTGTCAGAGGGAAAAGGCGGACTTATAAGGCAAGCGGTTATGAAAATTTTTCAAAAAGCACTGGCGCTAATGACGGCGCTCTTCATCTCATTGGTTCTCTTTTCCGGGTATCTGGGAACCTTGTCGAAAAAGAAATTGGACGAACAGGCAGTCCCTGCCGAAGTTGTCGACGTGATCGAAGTGAAGCTGAGACCTGAAAAACTGAGAATCCGATCTTCGGGTGTTGTCGAAGCAGTCAAGAAAGTGCCGATCCTTCCGTTCTCTGCCGGAACTTTGGTTTTCCTTTCGCCCTCGCTTGAGATAGGCCGCAGCATACGCAAGGGAGAGCTGCTTGCCAAGATCGACCCGACAGACTATATCGCGATGGTGGAAGGGGAAAGGGCAAATCTGAAAAGGGCGGAATACGAATATAAAGTCGAGCTGGGCAAGAAAAGAGTTGCCGAAGATGAGTGGAAGCTTTTGGGAGGGGGTCTTCTTGTCGATCCGGTTGGCCAAGAACTGGTTTTGAGAGGGCCGCAGCTGGAGGATAAGAAAGCGCAGCTTGTGGCCGCGGAAAAAAAACTTGAAAAGGCTGAGCGCGATCTTGAGCAGACTGAAATCCGGGCCCCTTTTGACGGCATCGTCTTAAAGGATGCTAAAGATGTAGGATCCATTGTTTCAGCAGGCACTGAGATTGCCGAGATTGCGGGGACGGATGTCTTCAGGGTTATTGTCAGCATCCCCTATGAAAGGGTGTGTAAAATTGCCTGCCTTAAAAGGAACGGGTTGGAGAACAGAAAAGCGTATGTGATCCAGGATCTCGGCAACGGCACTGCCGTAGTGACCGAGGGCGTTGCCGTGCGGGTGCTTGGCGATCTGGATGACGCAGGAACTATGGCCAGGGTAGTGGTGCTGGTAGAAGATCCTCTCGGGATTAAGAGTAAAAAGAATGCTGTACCGCTTTTCTTGAGCAGCCAAGTTCACGTTGAGATTGAGGGCCCCGATCTTGGCGAGGTAGCTCTCCTTCCCTTAAGTGCATTAAGCGATGACGGTGAAGTGACGCTCCTTGGTCCGGATGGGCTGATGGAGACTAAGAAGGTGGATGTCAAGATCGTGGATGGAAAAATCGCCTACATTGCCGGAGGGTTGAAAGAGGGCGACAAAGTGGTGGTCAAAAGAGAGCGTTAGCTTGCGGCAAAAGGACTTGATGCCCATTTTGCCGAAAAAATGTCTCGAATTTTGAGACACTCCCGGGAATTGAAGAGTACTCGATGGGAAAATAGGCCCCGGTGCTCTCGCTGTAGGATTTAGCGGAATACGACGGTCTTATGGCCGTTGATAAACACCCTGTCTTCGATGTGGTATTTGATTGCGCGGACCAAAGAGAGGCTTTCGACATCGCGGCCGCATTGAACGAGCTTCTCCGGAGTGTAGTTGTGGTCGACGCGCACGACTTCCTGCTCGATAATCGGTCCCTCATCTAGATCATCCGACACGTAGTGCGCTGTCGCCCCGATCAGCTTGACTCCCTTTTCATATGCCTGGTGGTAGGGTTTAGCCCCTTTAAAGCTAGGCAGAAAGGAGTGATGTATGTTGATTGCTTTGCCGTAGAGCTTATTTGTGAGGCCCGGCGATAGGATCTGCATGTAGCGGGCCAGTACGACAAGGTCTGGCTGGTAGCGTTCGATGATCGCGTATAGCTTTTCTTCCTGTGCCGCCTTCCCTTCCTTATCCATCGGCAGGTGATAGAAGGGAATGTGGTAGAAATTGCAGAGGGCTCTTAAGTCATCGTGGTTGGATATCACAGCAGGTACTTCGATCCTGAGGTCTCCAACGGAGTATAGGTTGAGGATTTGGTTGAGGCAGTGCGGCGCCTTGGAAGCCAGTATGACCACTTTCGCTTTGGCTTCGCTTGAGCGGAACTTGAAATCCATTGCGAACTCTTGAGCGATGGAGGAAAAGGCGTTTTCCCACTCTTCCACCCCTCTTTTATTTTCATTGGTCTCGTTGAAGAGGGTACGCATAAAGAAACGCCCGGTGTCAGGATCTCCAAATTGAGCGGATTCTATGATAAACCCTCCATTGGCACTTAGGAAAGTTGCGACCTTGGCGACAATGCCGATCTGGTCTTTGCAGGAGAGGGAAAGGGTAATGCGCGCCATATGAAAGTGTCCTTAAAAATCGACGAAATTCGAATCCGTAAATAGTATCTTAGATCAAAAGCGTTTCAGAATTTGGTCTTTGGCAAAGAGAAGGCAATCTTTCTATTCCTAGGTGATCTCAACGCCCCATGCCAAATTTTGATAGGCTTTCGGTGCACTCCGTTTCTTACTTTTAAAAACGGTAACGAGTAGAATAGCCTATGAACTTATACAGAGACAAGT
The DNA window shown above is from Estrella lausannensis and carries:
- a CDS encoding acyl-CoA desaturase: MSSFSNLDFSRGVNWVPATFITLYQSILLLALPFYFYYTPPSLGLILMTVLLISMTELSITAGYHRLYSHRAYKANRFLESVILFFSSMAMQGSALRWSYDHRIHHAFVDTDNDPYSINKGFLYAHCLWILEKPRKIEDKVVSDLLSNPLVRLQHQWSVRLMILTNVLCFLAVGYFFSDYLGAFVMAVWFRLFVCHHFTWFINSLAHTFGSKPFSQEMTAVNNWLISLVTFGEGYHNFHHTFANDYRNGIRWYHFDPTKWLIFVLNKMGLAKDLKKMDPFAIQKKMITEGKCHLLTRLQELWYVKKEEIEQEIQEVSDGIIAKINAMQDLKKRYLEAKSQDDQRTLARDLKRQFKHLRKELRAEWRRWKSLSSSIQKLKPLPI
- a CDS encoding TolC family protein codes for the protein MKRQFKISLSLLVLAVGLSSCAVHHRLRSIPLEVEEDAAFQNYEEGQNFDYLWWREFNQPELNAAIESALQGNFTIRQAYSRLYQARAEAKKAYAEKMPEIDLNEKFYLAAGLSTPFHSDGGGAGLLFNPTLSYDIDIFRKLDSGYFSAVMKAFGKEEDLEAARQLIAEMAADAWLTLAEKTTLKKIIERQIEASGKLLKMLERRYVYGESSAFDVCQQRLQLESTKSALIPVQESIRISGYQLDILRGRLPQAHGELDIDIASIELPPFPDMGAPLDLIKRRPDLRALAREVKSLDFDVEEAIADLYPDLSFSAGYWYKSENVLCFLRNGLMDAALSMATPLFDGGKRRAEVAVRYQLLQEGIEEFSGVFLRAVFEVESAAVREKASLQRIEETDEQLKLAMMNLAMAKERYIRGLEDYLTVIAQESFVQQLERVAAEERKQLLSNRAILYRALGRSECQREKADL
- a CDS encoding efflux RND transporter periplasmic adaptor subunit, producing the protein MKIFQKALALMTALFISLVLFSGYLGTLSKKKLDEQAVPAEVVDVIEVKLRPEKLRIRSSGVVEAVKKVPILPFSAGTLVFLSPSLEIGRSIRKGELLAKIDPTDYIAMVEGERANLKRAEYEYKVELGKKRVAEDEWKLLGGGLLVDPVGQELVLRGPQLEDKKAQLVAAEKKLEKAERDLEQTEIRAPFDGIVLKDAKDVGSIVSAGTEIAEIAGTDVFRVIVSIPYERVCKIACLKRNGLENRKAYVIQDLGNGTAVVTEGVAVRVLGDLDDAGTMARVVVLVEDPLGIKSKKNAVPLFLSSQVHVEIEGPDLGEVALLPLSALSDDGEVTLLGPDGLMETKKVDVKIVDGKIAYIAGGLKEGDKVVVKRER
- the purU gene encoding formyltetrahydrofolate deformylase: MARITLSLSCKDQIGIVAKVATFLSANGGFIIESAQFGDPDTGRFFMRTLFNETNENKRGVEEWENAFSSIAQEFAMDFKFRSSEAKAKVVILASKAPHCLNQILNLYSVGDLRIEVPAVISNHDDLRALCNFYHIPFYHLPMDKEGKAAQEEKLYAIIERYQPDLVVLARYMQILSPGLTNKLYGKAINIHHSFLPSFKGAKPYHQAYEKGVKLIGATAHYVSDDLDEGPIIEQEVVRVDHNYTPEKLVQCGRDVESLSLVRAIKYHIEDRVFINGHKTVVFR